A genomic window from Thunnus maccoyii chromosome 2, fThuMac1.1, whole genome shotgun sequence includes:
- the tbce gene encoding tubulin-specific chaperone E has protein sequence MGTDQTEPEVPEDAVGRRVSCGEELATVRYVGPVPPTTGLWLGVEWDDPERGKHDGSHEGVLYFTCRHPKGGSFVRPAKVSFGVDFLTAVRQVYQMDTEEVLSEEISIASKTLEWGRIKERSFESLPSVLLTRREVNGPGASGDIRRTTPGVRWLDLSRTLLCCWEDVAAIAQQLEQLEGLQLSYNRLRLPSDPSAHCQAFCSLKVLALIGCQLTWSQVLDCAPMWPQLEDLCVEDNNITELQRPVGVLQSLKNLNLSSNPLVQDSVLSLAALPRLEQLNMSNTGLSVIRFDDVPAGSQTASFPALKILNVDHNNITEWCVVDELAKLPSLVQFSCRSNRLVSSDGNTRTANQLLIAKLGQLVLLNGCEIHAEDRRGAELDYIKLFGEEWLKAGGRSQTGTQFTCQHPRYLSLIAKYGAPEEGELKKPQPFALKNQLLKIMFVFPDDPDRKPIEKKLPASMVVQKVKGLLYRLLKVPAANLKLTYTSPKMVGTEFEIDSDLKTLQFYSIEDGDQVLVRWS, from the exons ATGGGAACCGACCAGACGGAGCCGGAGGTGCCGGAGGACGCGGTGGGCAGGCGGGTGTCCTGCGGCGAGGAGCTGGCCACGGTGCGGTACGTGGGTCCGGTGCCACCGACTACAG GGCTGTGGCTCGGCGTGGAGTGGGACGATCCTGAGAGAGGAAAACATGACGGCAGCCACGAAGGAGTTCTGTACTTCACATGCAG ACACCCTAAAGGCGGCTCCTTCGTCCGTCCGGCGAAGGTGAGCTTCGGCGTGGACTTCCTGACCGCCGTGCGGCAGGTTTACCAGATGGACACGGAGGAGGTGCTGAGTGAGGAGATCTCCATCGCCTCCAAGACGCTGGAGTGGGGGAGGATCAAAGAGCGAAG TTTTGAGAGTCTTCCGTCGGTGCTGCTGACTCGCCGTGAGGTGAACGGACCCGGAGCGAGCGGAGACATCCGGAGAACAACTCCCG GCGTGCGGTGGTTGGACCTGAGTCGGACGCTGCTGTGCTGCTGGGAGGACGTGGCAGCCATCGCGCAGCAGCTGGAACAGCTGGAGGGACTTCAGCTCAG CTACAACAGACTGCGTTTGCCCTCTGACCCCTCGGCTCACTGTCAGGCCTTCTGCAGCCTTAAAGTCCTCGCTCTCATTGGCTGCCAGCTCACATGGTCTCAG GTCCTGGATTGCGCCCCCATGTGGCCACAGCTGGAGGATCTGTGTGTGGAAGACAACAacatcacagagctgcagag GCCGGTCGGAGTCCTGCAGTCTCTGAAGAATCTGAATCTGTCCAGTAACCCGTTAGTCCAGGACAGCGTGCTCAGTCTAGCTGCTCTGCCCAG actGGAGCAGCTGAACATGTCCAACACTGGACTGTCTGTCATTAGATTTGATGACGTTCCTGCTG GATCTCAAACAGCCTCATTTCCTGCTCTGAAGATTCTCAACGTGGACCACAACAACATCACCGAG tggtGTGTGGTGGACGAGCTGGCCAAGTTGCCCAGTTTGGTCCAGTTTTCGTGTCGCAGTAACCGACTGGTGAGCAGCGACGGAAACACCAgaacagccaatcagctgctCATCGCTAAACTGGGACAACTGGTCCTCCTCAACGGCTGCGAG ATCCACGCTGAGGACAGGAGGGGGGCGGAGCTCGACTACATCAAGTTGTTCGGAGAAGAATGGCTGAAGGCGGGGGGGCGGAGTCAGACCGGCACCCAGTTCACCTGTCAGCACCCTCGTTACCTGAGCCTCATCGCCA AATATGGAGCTCCGGAGGAAGGCGAGCTGAAGAAGCCGCAGCCGTTTGCTCTCAAGAATCAGCTGTTAA AgattatgtttgtgtttcctgatgACCCCGACCGGAAGCCGATTGAGAAGAAACTCCCAG CCTCCATGGTTGTTCAGAAGGTGAAGGGACTCCTGTACAGACTGCTGAAGGTCCCTGCAGCAAATCTGAAGCTCACCTACACCAGCCCCAAG ATGGTCGGGACAGAGTTCGAGATCGACAGCGACCTGAAGACTCTGCAGTTTTACTCCATAGAGGACGGAGACCAGGTGTTGGTCCGCTGGTCCTGA